Part of the Raphanus sativus cultivar WK10039 unplaced genomic scaffold, ASM80110v3 Scaffold1588, whole genome shotgun sequence genome, gacatttgcatgaaacatcattgaccttgcaacctccattaagtgtctattcttcctctcagctacaccattctgctgtggtgtataaggacaactagtctggtgcacaatcccatgcttggctagatggctcttgaatgcattgctgatgtattcacctccattatctgacctcaatatcttcaccgaggcattgtattgattggatacatatgcctggaagttcataaacgcctccaacaccctgtccttagatggaagcaatgtcagccaagtatactttgacttctcatcaatgaaagtcacaaagtacttctggctatctctagacatgcatggagcagtccacacatccgagtgaactagatcaaagcatTGCTCATAGGTTGTttctgaagttgggaacactgtcctacaatgcttccctagaatgcatgcttcacactccaagtggttgaatgacattttaggcattaccaatccaatagcacgagcatgtggatgtcctagccttgcatgccaaatcatgttgtccactttctcagcagcactgctcaaacacataggattaggaaactccttggtcacaagtagatggtatagctgatttttgctatcacctctaccaatgactcttccagtctttaagtcttgaaactccacttcttctggcctgaatactaccTGACACcctagatcaaccgttgctctcttcactgatagcaagtttgattcaaaccgaggcatgtagaatgcattagtctccttgtcaaacagtttgagcttccccactccttctatggggatcatgtccccatttgctatctttactcctccactggatgtttttatatcctttagtagatgtctatcactgatcatgtgatgacttgcaccagaatcaatgataatgggtttgtttgatgtgtatgctttggtaggagagctatccctccgggtcgtaaccaaagcatacatatgcttaacaaactcactccattcctccttggttacatgctcatctacttctggcttctttggaatcatgcttccttctcccatataggcagagtagttgcatactcccacaactctcttcctacaccttatcatgttgctaaaccccttagcaagcattctccctttcctcttcttccggaagctctcactcctactcctggttagcctccatgagccctcactcctactcatggttaaccaatctctcatcatcttgtgtgctctctccaccagcacacacattccttccacatctgcgagttgttctccattgagaaccatctctactagccatccataagataacttcatgctcaccaagagccttgctatcacctcttgctttggtgtagcatccacacgagttcccaacccttgtagttcatcccacaagtgttgcagctccattagatgatctctacctccaaggatcccctccttgacctcacgcactctcctaagactgatcttgttctcatgaacatcttcaatccccttgagcagtgtactcccatcagtagccatctccttcaaagactctacctttacatcattactctcatcagtagtgacctccttcaaagatcccacctttacactatcagtagtgacctccttcaaagatcccacctttgcatcatttctcccaatcccacagctctccaaggctgtcttcaaccagattgaccaactccactccatttccctgttacactggttgttattcatcactaaccaaccgcaaacacagaaatcaacacacaagactcagcaatccacaaacaaCAGCCAAAGCGCCAAGCTTTAGCTTAAATCTTCCTTCAAGACTCTCAAaaacaactcgccaagcttctcagcgAGCTAGACTATCTTCctgagcttgtcaaacacctaaaggaacctccttgaaGCTTGccctccaaaagaaacaccaacagacccaAACTCAAAACGAAAAAGGATCTAGCTCaccaaacactcaagaacactcaagaacattcttcaaagatcacgaaatactcttcCCTTTTaatcaacctggctctgataccatatcattttatagtttagaaagagtattaagagattgagagagtttgtgaatcaaagatctaagagtttaagaacaaagaaatcatatttcactatttgagagctcatacatcataatcttattaatgagctgagattacaaatatatagaaagagaggaatcaaaggattgcgcaaatgaacctagacagtttactatactaagcatgtggagtcaacatggcaaggctggatggtttgaattgtatggctgagagagctcacatgctttggacctttacagcctgtccaaagctgtatgcgcgcctctcttccttcacacaagactcaacggtctgatcactattcaaagcctctcctttagtccaaagctcttgccatctcttctcacttgcccgggtaacttcttttcacctttcactattacagtaacttcttatttactgtggtaactaaaagttactgtaatagtgccaactccaaatatgctcaacacttcttctcttctcttattaccacttcatctcaacaagtgtgtcatatctaagagagttgtctaggagtatcaaagagccatccgcatctctttgtgtTACCATTCGCATCCACAACCCTTGAAAGATTGAGTTCCgattcatctttgcaaggatctatccaatatcatccagagttcatcctagggtcgtgttaaagatattccactttctatccagatgattccagattagcctgttcgaacatatggcaatatcttcatgattcttatcaaaccaggatgaaccacaatctaagaagctttatttggaaccactaatcagtggagaataaccaggaagttgaataaatctaataagtgttgtgagcaagaagatatcccaccttctatccagatgattccagattagcatgtccgtacatatggcaatatcttcatgattcttatcaaaccaggatgaaccaatatataagaagcttgattgggaaccactaatcagtggagaaaaaccaggaagttgaataaatctcataggagttgtgagtaagaagatatcccactttctatccagatgattccagattagcctgttcggacatatggcattccTCTGATAGGTGGCAGTCCTTGTGGAGCTTCTTCTGGAAAAACATCTTTGAATTCCTGCAAAAGAAATTGTATCTTGCTAGGAAGATCCTGCACTGGCTTTGTTATGTTTAaacattctttaaaaacaatCAGCAAGTGAGGTAAAGAAATTCCCTTTGGTTGAAGCAATATATTAGCCTGCTGCTTTTTCTTAGATTCTGATGACGCTCTGTTCTTTTTCAAGGCTATCTGATCTAGATGAACTTCCTGCGGTGTTAAAGGAACCAAAACAGTCTTCTTCCCCTTGTACTCAAATGAGTATCTGTTTGTGAACCCATCATGAAGTGTTCTTCTGTCGGATTGCCAAGGTTTTCCAAGCAGTATGTGTCCAGCATCCATTGGTAAGACATCACACAGTATCTCTTCCTCATACTTCCCAATAGACAATGGTACCTTAACTTGGTGCTTCACCTCTAGTTCTCCTTCATGATTAAGCCATTGTAACTTGTAAGCTGTTGGTCTTTTTATGACCTTCAGACCAAGTTTCTCTACCATGGTTTCACTTGCAACATTggtacaacttcctccatctataaccaagcTGCAAACCTTCCCGTGAACCATACAGCGAGTGTGAAACAGATTCTCTCTCTGCTCATCTCCATCAGTCTTGGCTTGAAGATTCAGTGTTCTTCTAGTAACAAGTAACTCTCCACGAGTTGGCATTTCCACCCTTTCTTCTTCTGACTCAGATACCTCTTCCTCGGATTCAATGTCACCATTTTCTCTGATGAGTATTACCCTTTTGTTGGAGCAGCTACTGGCATAGTGTCCATATCCTTTACACTTGTAGCACTTTATGTCTCTGGATTTGGATGCAGTGGCTACTTCCTTTCCTTTAGCAATTTGTTCCTCCACTTTAGGCTTGGAGAATGGTCTGGATTCTCTGGTCTTTTCGTCCTTCTGGTAGTGTGGTTTGCTGGCTCCATAGCTAGACTtgtaacttcttcttttcaactgCTGTTCAAACATAATTGCCTTGTGCAGAAGCTCTTCCATCTCAACATAGTGATGAACTTCAAGTCTGTCCATGATGTCTCTGTTTAGACCACCCATGAATCTGGCCATTGTTGCTTCTCGGTCTTCTTGTATATCAGCTCTCAGCATAAGGGTTTCCATTTCCTTATAATATTCTTCAACTGATCTACTTCCTTGAGACAGTGTTCTGAGCTTGAAGTGCAACTCTCTGTGGTAGTGGCTCGGTACAAATCTCTTTCTCATGATTACCTTCATCTGGTCCCAGGTTTCAACAGGAAAATCTCCAGCTCTTCTTCTTGCTGTAACCAAGTTATCCCACCAACTTAAAGCATACTCCTTGAACTCAGTAGGGGCAAGTTTCATTTTATACTCTGCAGTGTAGTCTCTGCAATTGAACACGAGttcaatcttcttttcccactctAAGTATTCTTCTGGATCAGCAGTGCCTTTAAACTCAGGaattttcagtttcaaaccacCAAGAGGATCACTGGTTTTTGGCCTTTCTTCCTGGTCACGCCTCCTTCTTCTGGTACCAATGGATCGGTTTGAATGGCTATAGTAACTTTCTGTAGCAGATCGATCTGAAGTCCTTCTAGGTCTCTCACGATCTGAGTGCACAACCTCAGCCCTGAAGTTCTCTAGTCTCTGATCCATCAAAGTAGTCATGCGTGCAGTCAAAGCATCAAGTAACAGTGGATCCATTCCATTATTCCTATTGTCCTCGTCTCCCATGGTTCCTGTTGAATTTTAAAGCACAAAACCAGTAAAAGAGATCATAGAAACagaaaaataacagaaaacacAGAAACTGAGACAGATTCAAAAACTTTTATGAAGAACCCTAATTCTTTTCTCAacaatttcgaaattttaatcaGATTATTTAGCAAGATCAACACTTGTTCTAGGCAGATTTGACATTAACAAACATGATTCTAACAAGATCTAGACTTTAGAACAGATCTGAGAACAGAATATGAAAAGTCTAAAAGTTGCAGAACTGGAAAAAACACAACCTTTTGATGGAGATCtactctgataccacttgatatgatcctaggtgtgaggatcacgtccctgactactctccaatggattgtgatgatgaaacaagatgtggattgagtgatacttcaaagagttgcggaatgactcttggactatcaaaggtttgcttgtaaggtaaggatcaaggatccgagtaacacttagacaagctttgatcaaacaagattcagagagaatttttttaagagaaagtgtttgatgattttattcatgactttcgtccataatatataggcaagaagtctgtacatgcacagcttcttggaaacacacaaaatacttGAAACTAAGGCTCtcttgaaaacataaacaaagaccaagttttaaatccgaaaatagactagaaaataagagaaatggcgtggtttcatcaagaggctattgtataagtgttgtgtccaagcctcattaaaaaccttgtttggaaaacccaatgggacaaaaccaaaccaaggaaaagagtgcaagtcacaacacctctcttgatgaatgtcttagacggcttgaatcacaaccagagtagttggataagcacactctagactgccctggatagtgtataagagtttatggaaagcttgattgaatctggcttgcttggatctagtcattggaccaactggtacttctaagtccttgccatttgtttcctcaggttcaagctgctccatggttctttcttcaacttccttaagctctggttcaagctgttccatatctttagttccattgcttgtcaagatcacatcatgaaccacgatctaagaagctttatttggaaccactaatcagtggagaataaccaggaagttgaataaatctcataagtgttgtgagcaagaagatatcccaccttctatccagatgattccagattagcctgttcggacatatgccattatcttcatgattcttatcaaaccaggatgaaccacgatctaagaagctttatttggaaccactaatcagtggagaataaccaggaagttgaagaaatctcataggagttgtgagtaaaaagataccccactttctatccagatgattccagattagcctgttcggacacatggcaatatcttcatgattcttatcaaaccaagatgaaccaatatataagaagcttgattgggaaccactaatcagtggagaataaccaggaagttgaataaatctcataggagttgtgagtaagaagatatcccactttctatccaaatgattccagattagcctgttcgaacatatggcaatatcttcatgattcttatcaaaccaggatgaaccacgatctaagaagctttatttctgatattttagagattagaaagagttttaagagattgagagagtttgtgaatcaaagatctaagagattaagaatgaagaaaccagaaattactatttgggaggaacatttctcattagtctcaaagttgtgattacaagagtatatatagagagaagtaagacaagggtttgcgcagaagctaaagagaaaacactatgctaagcatgtgaggtcaacatggcaaggctggctggtttgaaatgaaaggctgagagagctcacatgctttggacctttacagcctgtccaaagctgtctatgctcgcctctcttcctccacacagaccacaacggtctgatcactattcatagactcttccttagtccaaagcacttgccatctcttctcaccatcaaggtaacttccttttacctttaactgagcagtaacttttattttactgtggtaaataaaagttactgtaatagtgccatctccaaatctgcttaactcttcttctcttctcttcttagcatctcatctcaacactccccctcaagcttgaccatgtgaaacaagtcaagcttggaaggaccatgagatctccctcgttaaaacctcattaaggaaaaacccattgggacaaaaccttaatgaggaaagagtagagatcacatgatcaggagagtgtataagctagtgcttaggcgaaagatcaatgagccccaatctgatatgaatggactccattgtcttttgccttgctgcctttgtgaacacatcagccaactgatcctcacttctagtgtaacaaggcagaattaccccaagtatcatcatctgcctcaccttgtgacaatccacctcaatgtgtttggttctttcatggaacactgagttagaggctatatggatggctgcttgattatcacagtgcatcaccattggagttgcttgctcaatctccaaatgcttcagaatccccttgatccatactagctcgttagtgagcttaagcatagctctatactcagcctcagcactagaacaagacaccaccttctgcttcttgctcttccatgtgacaagattacctccaatgaatgtacaatagccggttgttgatcttctgtctgctcggtctccagcccaatccgcatcacagtagcctacaacctcagtactcttgttacatc contains:
- the LOC130504448 gene encoding uncharacterized protein LOC130504448, with product MGDEDNRNNGMDPLLLDALTARMTTLMDQRLENFRAEVVHSDRERPRRTSDRSATESYYSHSNRSIGTRRRRRDQEERPKTSDPLGGLKLKIPEFKGTADPEEYLEWEKKIELVFNCRDYTAEYKMKLAPTEFKEYALSWWDNLVTARRRAGDFPVETWDQMKVIMRKRFVPSHYHRELHFKLRTLSQGSRSVEEYYKEMETLMLRADIQEDREATMARFMGGLNRDIMDRLEVHHYVEMEELLHKAIMFEQQLKRRSYKSSYGASKPHYQKDEKTRESRPFSKPKVEEQIAKGKEVATASKSRDIKCYKCKGYGHYASSCSNKRVILIRENGDIESEEEVSESEEERVEMPTRGELLVTRRTLNLQAKTDGDEQRENLFHTRCMVHGKVCSLVIDGGSCTNVASETMVEKLGLKVIKRPTAYKLQWLNHEGELEVKHQVKVPLSIGKYEEEILCDVLPMDAGHILLGKPWQSDRRTLHDGFTNRYSFEYKGKKTVLVPLTPQEVHLDQIALKKNRASSESKKKQQANILLQPKGISLPHLLIVFKECLNITKPVQDLPSKIQFLLQEFKDVFPEEAPQGLPPIRGMPYVRTG